The genomic region AACTCTCCTAATGAGAGGCTGTTCTTCTTGATGAGTGCTTGATAACGGTTGTAGGTCGCTTTGCGCAATGCGAGATCCGCCTCAGCCAGAGCTAGGTTTGCTTTGGCTTTGTTCACGCTAAACTTAAAATCATCGGCTTTTATCTGAGCCAGTATCTGTTGTTGGTTTACCGCATCACCCACTTCAAGGTTATTCATCTCAACCACACCGGGCACCTCTGCCACGACACTGTGTTTATTTAAACCTTGAACATGTCCGATTAACTCCGTTGCTTGAGTTATTGATATTTGAGTTGTGGAGACTCCCAGAAGAACTGCAAGCGCGATAATTTTAGTGTTCATAATTCAACCCTCACCTATTGATGTGAACTATTGTTGAATTCGCTTTGTCGAATTAAAGTCGAAGTCGGTTCGACAATGAAAAATAATCTGACGGCGTTGTATTTTTGTGCGCAACACTATCAATTAGACATAAATTCGACATAATTTTGGATAGGCTACATTTTTACTGACCGTATATTTGAGGTGGGAGCAGAGCAATGCTTGAACGCAGTCGTATTTTGGTTGTTGAAGACAATATCGAACTACAAGGCATTATTGCCGACTTCTTAGAAGTAAAAGAGGCCGTTGCAGACTTCGCTTCTGATGGTGAGCAAGGCTTCAAACTTGCGAAGGAAAACGACTTCGACGCTATCGTTCTCGATGTAATGCTGCCCAAACTTGACGGGATGCAAGTGGCGTCTAAGTTACGTCAAAATGGTGTAACCACCCCAATATTGATGCTAACAGCATTGAATGGCCAAGAAGACCTATTAAGTAGCTTTGATTCAGGTGCCGACGACTTCGTAACCAAACCGTTCAAGTTTCCTGAATTAGAAGCTCGCCTGTCAGCACTGATAAAACGCAATAAAGGCTTGGTCGCCAAAAAGTCGTTGAGCTTTGGTGAAGTGATCATCGATGAAAAAACACATACCGCATCAAGAAGTGGTCAATCACTCAACCTAACCCCTATCATGTTTCAAATTTTGAGAGAGCTAGTCAAAGCTCAAGGTGGAGTCGTCACTCGCGATAGTTTGATCTATATGCTGTGGGGGGATGACATTCCAGACAAAGATGTGCTCCGCAGCCATATCTACCTATTACGAAACGCGCTTGATAAACCCTTCGATTTTCCTATGCTCAAGACCATTCCTAAACACGGTTTTCAATTAATCGTGTCTAACAATGAGCCTCAATCCGCATGAAAATTCGCACAAAGCTAGGCAACTCAATTGAGGATGTCAGAATCCGCACTATGCGAACGTTTTCGGTCATCGCACTTGTCTCTTCATGCATTGTCTTTTTCGTTTTCTCGCTACGTTTAGTGTGGCAAGAAGAGGCGCAAATCGAGAATCACCTAAAATCATATAAGGGGGTGGCACAGCAGTTTTACCACCTTCTTTCTCCAGAAGGCAGCCTCAAGCTGTCGGAAAACGTAACGGCCTACTATGGTGAAGCCGATTTTACTGACCAATTAAAAAGGCTTCCACCAATGGCATTGGAAACGGTCGATCGACAGCATTTTGAGATCAGGCTTTCCGAAGAAGATATTATTATTCCCGGGGTTATCGTCTACCACTTTGCTTTTGAAGACCAAGGAGAAACCATCCCGACTTACATCACCATCAGCTCTTTTGATATGGACCTGTGGGACGACAGTTGGGGCGTATTGATGGCAATCTCTACGCTGTTGATGATCGGCCTGATCATTGTATTGCGGTTTACGTTAAAACGAGTATTTGACCAACTGATGGTGCCCATTTCAGACCTCAGTACTCAACTCACTAAACATGAATCTGACAACTTCAAAGTACCTGACCACACGGTTGATGAGCTGCAGATGCTCACCTCGCACCTCAACAGTTACTCGACAATGAAAGACAGACTTGCCAAGCAAGAGATGATGTTTGCGAAATACGCTAGCCATGAATTGAAAACACCGATCTCAATTGTTATTGGCGCAGCAGAATTGCAAGCCATGAAACCCGATGATCCTGTATTTCAAGCTAAGCAACGAGAACGTATTCTTGGAGCCGCCAATGGCATGAGTACTACTGTTGAAGTGCTACTAAATATTGTTAAGCAAGAGAACTCTTCAACAGATAAAACACTTACAGCGATTAACCAAGAATCTATCGATGTATCGAAATACCGCGGCATGCTAGCTGCAGGCGTGGAGTTAGTTCTGAATGTTGAGCCAAACACCACGCTCAACATGCCGCTCCCTTTGGTGAATATGGTATTAAAGAACTACATTGAAAATGCGATTCGATTTACCACACAAGGTAAGATTGTAGTGACCATCAACTCCAACACGATTTCGGTTTCAGATACTGGCTCAGGGCTGAATGATGATACAAAAACGGAACACGGCCTTGGCCTAATCATTGTAAAACGCATCGGAGACAGTTACGGCTGGACATCCACACTGATAGATAACGCCCAGTCGGACACGAGCCTACATCCCGCGGGCTGCACTGCAATCTTTGCAAAGCAAGCGCATTAATAACCACCAGATACAAAAAAGGACATCGAATGATGTCCTTTCCCAATAAACTAAAAGCAAAAAACTAAGACTTTCCTTTCACACCGCAACCTTTAATCACTAACTGGGTGATGAACTCAGCGGCTTCTTCGTAGTCTTTGTCATCAAGCTGCTCTTTCTGCATCACGCTGCAAATCTGCCAGCCAAAGTCAGCGTAGGTTTGGGTTGCAGCCCAGATGGTAAACATGAGGTGGTGTGCGGGAACTTCATCCATCAAGCCTTGTGCAGACCAGGTCGAGAATTTATCAAGGATCATCTGCGATTGCTTATACAGCTCATCACCGATCTCTTTTGGCAACACCTTAGCGCCCGACATCACTTCATTGGCAAATACCTTAGAGGCGTGTGGATGGTCGCGAGAAATGATGAGCTTAGTCTGAATATACTGAGATAAAGCTTCAACAGGATCGCAGAGATCTTCAATTGGGCGAGACGCTTCCAATAATGGCTGAGTGACAGTTTCAAGCACGGCATTGTAGAGCTTATCTTTGGAACTGAAGTAATAGAATACGTTTGGTTTGGGAATGTCAGCAGCTTTAGCGATATCTGCCATTTTTGTCGCAGCATAACCATGGGTCGCAAATTGTTCGCACGCGACTTCGATGATTAAATCTTGATTCTTTTGTCTGATCCTAGACATATTGCATCCTTTACAACTCATTACTTAAGCCATAGTAATCAACGTGCTTCATTAGTCCAGAAGATAATGCCATAACTCAACCCCAGCGCTTATCTCATCTGACGAAACACTGACAGCGTCGATAAAATCAAAATGGCCGCCTTGATGTCAGCACACCGGCGACCATTTGAACACTCTGAGATCAACTCACAACAAACGAGTTTTCAGACTACAAAATCAATATAGCCCTGAAATCATTGACATTGGTTAGCGTTGGGCCTGTCGTAAGAAGCACATCAACTTGTTTGAAGAAGTCGTAGCTGTTGTTCGCGTCAAGGTAGTCTTGCGCTTTAAGAGACTGGCTCGAACCTTGCTGCCATGTTTGAGGTGTTATCCACGCCCCTGCATTGTCTTCGACACCATCTATACCATCAGTATCGGCAGCCAGAGCAAATATATTGTCTTGGCCTTTAAGTTCGTTATACAAGCTTAAAAGGAATTCACAATTTCGCCCGCCACAACCATTTCCTTTAACCGTCACCGTGGTCTCACCACCTGAAAGCAGCACGCAAGGCGTCTCGAATGGATGTTTATTATTAGCAACTTGTTTGGCCAAAGCAGCATGAACCTTCGCCACTTCTCGCGCTTCTCCTTCAATACAGTCACTCAATACGTAAGCGGGGATCCCCAAACCTTCAGCTTCTGCAGCGGCAGATTCTAATGCTGACATTGGAGTAGCGATAATATGATGCTCTGCATTCTTCCAACACACATCATCCGGCTTAACGGTCTCTGACTCAGGGTTATTGAGCCATTCAAATGCCGAGTGTGGTGTTTCAATTT from Vibrio gigantis harbors:
- a CDS encoding TetR/AcrR family transcriptional regulator, giving the protein MSRIRQKNQDLIIEVACEQFATHGYAATKMADIAKAADIPKPNVFYYFSSKDKLYNAVLETVTQPLLEASRPIEDLCDPVEALSQYIQTKLIISRDHPHASKVFANEVMSGAKVLPKEIGDELYKQSQMILDKFSTWSAQGLMDEVPAHHLMFTIWAATQTYADFGWQICSVMQKEQLDDKDYEEAAEFITQLVIKGCGVKGKS
- a CDS encoding response regulator transcription factor, which translates into the protein MLERSRILVVEDNIELQGIIADFLEVKEAVADFASDGEQGFKLAKENDFDAIVLDVMLPKLDGMQVASKLRQNGVTTPILMLTALNGQEDLLSSFDSGADDFVTKPFKFPELEARLSALIKRNKGLVAKKSLSFGEVIIDEKTHTASRSGQSLNLTPIMFQILRELVKAQGGVVTRDSLIYMLWGDDIPDKDVLRSHIYLLRNALDKPFDFPMLKTIPKHGFQLIVSNNEPQSA
- a CDS encoding sensor histidine kinase; protein product: MRTFSVIALVSSCIVFFVFSLRLVWQEEAQIENHLKSYKGVAQQFYHLLSPEGSLKLSENVTAYYGEADFTDQLKRLPPMALETVDRQHFEIRLSEEDIIIPGVIVYHFAFEDQGETIPTYITISSFDMDLWDDSWGVLMAISTLLMIGLIIVLRFTLKRVFDQLMVPISDLSTQLTKHESDNFKVPDHTVDELQMLTSHLNSYSTMKDRLAKQEMMFAKYASHELKTPISIVIGAAELQAMKPDDPVFQAKQRERILGAANGMSTTVEVLLNIVKQENSSTDKTLTAINQESIDVSKYRGMLAAGVELVLNVEPNTTLNMPLPLVNMVLKNYIENAIRFTTQGKIVVTINSNTISVSDTGSGLNDDTKTEHGLGLIIVKRIGDSYGWTSTLIDNAQSDTSLHPAGCTAIFAKQAH